The genomic region CTTGTCACCGTATCACTGGGCGCCGGATGCGCCACGCAGGCCCAGACAGGAGCAGCAACGGGCGCAGGAGCGGGCGCTCTCATCGGCGGACTTGCCAACATGCACGGGTCGTGGGGTGCAACAGCCCTGATCGGGGCGGGTGTTGGCGCCGGTATCGGCTATCTCATCGGCAATGAAGAGGACAAGAAGGATGCCGCAAGGCGCCAACAGGCAACGGAAGGGGAGTTAAGGCCTCTTGCCGGTACGACGTGGCAGGTCGTCAGCATCGTGCCTACCCCCGCGAAGTCCCATAAGTCGATTGTTTCACATTTCA from Thermodesulfovibrionales bacterium harbors:
- a CDS encoding glycine zipper domain-containing protein — protein: MKRGKKFVSIICIFGMLVTVSLGAGCATQAQTGAATGAGAGALIGGLANMHGSWGATALIGAGVGAGIGYLIGNEEDKKDAARRQQATEGELRPLAGTTWQVVSIVPTPAKSHKSIVSHFRKDGTVVTTKTNLDGKVETTTERYRIVGSTLILSTKDYVVNATFKIDGKKLIIDYGNGSSVLQRVS